A single region of the Etheostoma cragini isolate CJK2018 chromosome 3, CSU_Ecrag_1.0, whole genome shotgun sequence genome encodes:
- the dusp14 gene encoding dual specificity protein phosphatase 14, with the protein MGSRSQGFFHHHHHHHRGSMVPTMVPRLLPEHGSLLGGIAQITPNLFLSRGNVASNRSLLLSKGITCVVNATIELPNFNWPHMEYVKVPLADMPHSPISLYFDSVADKIHSVGRKRGAVLVHCAAGVSRSASLCLAYLMKYHRVSLAEAHAWVKARRPIIRPNGGFWRQLIEYERKLFGRNSVKMVQTPFGVIPDVYERDRRSLAPYWGL; encoded by the coding sequence ATGGGTTCTCGAAGCCAAGGGTtcttccaccaccaccaccaccaccaccgtgGCTCCATGGTGCCCACCATGGTGCCGAGGCTGCTGCCTGAGCACGGCAGCCTGCTGGGGGGTATCGCTCAAATCACCCCCAACCTCTTCCTCAGCAGAGGGAATGTGGCGTCCAATCGCAGCCTGCTGCTGTCCAAAGGCATCACCTGTGTGGTCAACGCCACCATCGAGCTCCCCAACTTCAACTGGCCTCACATGGAGTATGTAAAGGTCCCCCTGGCAGATATGCCCCACTCCCCTATCTCCTTGTACTTCGACAGCGTGGCTGATAAGATCCACAGCGTGGGACGGAAGCGAGGGGCGGTGCTGGTGCACTGTGCGGCTGGGGTGAGCCGTTCCGCCTCTCTGTGTCTAGCGTACCTCATGAAGTATCACCGCGTATCTCTGGCCGAGGCCCACGCCTGGGTCAAAGCCCGCCGCCCCATCATCAGGCCCAACGGCGGCTTCTGGCGCCAGCTCATTGAATACGAGAGGAAGCTGTTTGGTAGAAACTCTGTTAAGATGGTGCAGACACCCTTTGGGGTCATACCTGATGTTTATGAGAGGGACCGCAGGAGCCTGGCTCCATACTGGGGCCTGTGA